In a genomic window of Bordetella petrii:
- the cls gene encoding cardiolipin synthase, with product MPAGEVRRAVRCLVGLLLVGLLLSVFLAACATVPDARERQARKEQAGQSADSGWSSYERGRDIVARTGQARPQDFYARHQAIEAAIGGSPLVGGNDVRLLADGPATYRAMLESIGRARHYVHMETYIFDDDEAGQRFADALIAAQRRGAAVAVMIDAVGTLQTPDTLFDRMREAGVQVAVFNPVNPAEARGGWSLNQRNHRKLLVVDGKVGYLGGINVSSVYSSGSRPASSGREAQPWRDTHIRIEGPAVAELERVILAGWESQKGPPLAQRDFFPKLAARGDLDVRILANQPDRSDGYTVYLTLMSAFESAQKSIHITMAYFVPDPAFIEVLQDAARRGVDVVLVLPGFSDSSLVFHAGRSHYENLLEAGVKIYERRDALLHAKTAVVDGVWSTVGSSNMDWRSFALNYEINAVILGPRFGAQMEALFDSDVAAAQQVTLQDWHDRGASDRFMEFFSRLFERWL from the coding sequence ATGCCGGCCGGCGAGGTACGACGCGCGGTGCGATGCCTGGTGGGGTTGCTGCTGGTGGGGTTGCTGCTGTCGGTATTCCTGGCGGCGTGCGCCACCGTGCCTGACGCCCGGGAACGCCAGGCGCGCAAAGAGCAGGCAGGGCAATCGGCCGACAGCGGCTGGTCCAGCTACGAACGGGGCCGGGACATCGTGGCGCGCACCGGCCAGGCGCGCCCGCAGGATTTCTACGCGCGCCACCAGGCCATCGAGGCCGCCATCGGCGGCTCGCCCCTGGTGGGCGGCAACGATGTGCGCCTGCTGGCCGACGGGCCGGCCACGTATCGCGCCATGCTGGAATCGATCGGCCGCGCGCGGCACTACGTGCACATGGAAACCTATATTTTCGATGACGACGAGGCCGGCCAGCGCTTTGCCGATGCCTTGATTGCCGCGCAGCGCCGGGGCGCCGCCGTTGCCGTCATGATCGACGCGGTGGGCACGCTGCAGACGCCCGACACGCTGTTCGACCGCATGCGCGAGGCGGGCGTGCAGGTCGCCGTCTTCAATCCGGTCAATCCGGCCGAGGCGCGGGGCGGCTGGTCGCTCAACCAGCGCAATCACCGCAAGCTGCTGGTGGTCGATGGCAAGGTGGGCTATCTGGGCGGCATCAACGTCAGCAGCGTGTATTCGTCGGGCTCGCGCCCGGCCAGTTCGGGGCGCGAGGCGCAGCCTTGGCGCGATACCCATATCCGTATCGAAGGGCCGGCCGTGGCCGAGCTCGAGCGCGTCATCCTGGCGGGCTGGGAGTCTCAGAAAGGGCCGCCGCTGGCGCAGCGCGATTTCTTTCCCAAGCTTGCCGCGCGCGGCGACCTCGACGTGCGCATCCTGGCCAACCAGCCGGATCGCAGCGACGGCTACACGGTATACCTGACGCTGATGTCGGCCTTCGAGAGCGCGCAGAAGTCCATCCACATCACCATGGCGTATTTCGTGCCCGACCCGGCATTCATCGAGGTGCTGCAGGATGCCGCGCGGCGCGGCGTGGATGTGGTGCTGGTGCTGCCGGGGTTCAGCGATTCATCGCTGGTGTTCCATGCCGGCCGCTCGCACTACGAAAATCTGCTTGAGGCCGGCGTGAAAATCTATGAGCGGCGCGATGCGTTGTTGCATGCCAAGACCGCCGTGGTCGATGGAGTGTGGTCCACCGTCGGGTCCAGCAACATGGACTGGCGCAGCTTCGCGCTGAACTACGAGATCAACGCGGTGATCCTGGGGCCGCGGTTCGGCGCCCAGATGGAGGCGCTGTTCGACAGCGACGTGGCCGCGGCGCAGCAGGTCACCTTGCAAGACTGGCACGACCGCGGCGCCAGCGACCGGTTCATGGAATTTTTCTCGCGCCTGTTCGAGCGCTGGCTGTAG
- the egtD gene encoding L-histidine N(alpha)-methyltransferase, protein MVQPRSMFAAAPSPTPESSSGAAAQAIQELQAGLLARPARIDPKYLYDRLGSSLFTAITQLPEYYPTRCEAEILRGHAADIARHVGAVESLIDLGAGDCVKAERLFSSLRPRRYVPIDISADYLRTAVQRLEHAHPGLEIIALGQDFHHALDLPDALPAAGRLFFYPGSSIGNLDPAQALAMLTRIRAACTDGGLLVGIDRVKPRAILEPAYDDALHLTAAFNLNLLRHVNRLLGSDFNVHDWSHVAHYDEPHARMQMHLQALGEVKVEWPGAQRRFGSGERIHTENSYKYTVEGFRDLLARAGYTRVEHWSDSRDWFSVFSARA, encoded by the coding sequence ATGGTCCAGCCCCGCAGCATGTTCGCAGCCGCGCCGTCCCCCACCCCGGAATCCTCGTCCGGCGCCGCCGCCCAGGCCATCCAGGAACTGCAGGCCGGCCTGCTCGCCCGCCCGGCACGCATCGATCCCAAATATCTGTACGACCGCCTCGGCTCCAGCCTGTTCACCGCCATCACGCAACTGCCCGAGTACTACCCCACCCGGTGCGAAGCCGAGATTCTGCGCGGGCATGCCGCCGACATTGCCCGCCACGTCGGCGCGGTGGAGTCGCTGATCGACCTGGGCGCCGGTGATTGCGTCAAGGCCGAACGCCTGTTTTCCAGCCTGCGGCCGCGGCGCTATGTGCCCATCGACATCTCGGCGGATTACCTGCGCACGGCCGTGCAGCGCCTGGAACACGCGCATCCGGGCCTCGAAATCATCGCGCTCGGCCAGGACTTCCACCACGCCCTCGATCTGCCGGATGCCCTGCCCGCCGCCGGGCGCCTGTTCTTCTATCCGGGCTCCAGCATCGGCAACCTGGACCCGGCTCAGGCGCTCGCCATGTTGACGCGCATTCGCGCCGCCTGTACCGACGGCGGACTGCTAGTTGGCATCGACCGCGTCAAGCCGCGCGCCATTCTCGAGCCTGCGTACGACGACGCGCTGCACCTTACGGCCGCCTTCAACCTCAACCTGCTGCGGCACGTCAATCGCCTGCTGGGCAGCGACTTCAACGTGCACGACTGGAGCCACGTGGCCCACTACGACGAACCCCATGCGCGCATGCAGATGCATCTGCAGGCCCTGGGAGAGGTCAAGGTCGAATGGCCGGGCGCGCAGCGGCGCTTCGGCAGCGGCGAGCGCATTCACACCGAGAACTCGTACAAGTACACGGTCGAAGGTTTTCGCGACCTGCTCGCGCGCGCCGGCTACACCCGCGTCGAGCACTGGTCGGACTCCCGCGACTGGTTTTCCGTTTTCAGTGCGCGGGCCTGA